From the genome of Homo sapiens chromosome 6 genomic scaffold, GRCh38.p14 alternate locus group ALT_REF_LOCI_4 HSCHR6_MHC_MANN_CTG1, one region includes:
- the OR11A1 gene encoding olfactory receptor 11A1 produces the protein MEIVSTGNETITEFVLLGFYDIPELHFLFFIVFTAVYVFIIIGNMLIIVAVVSSQRLHKPMYIFLANLSFLDILYTSAVMPKMLEGFLQEATISVAGCLLQFFIFGSLATAECLLLAVMAYDRYLAICYPLHYPLLMGPRRYMGLVVTTWLSGFVVDGLVVALVAQLRFCGPNHIDQFYCDFMLFVGLACSDPRVAQVTTLILSVFCLTIPFGLILTSYARIVVAVLRVPAGASRRRAFSTCSSHLAVVTTFYGTLMIFYVAPSAVHSQLLSKVFSLLYTVVTPLFNPVIYTMRNKEVHQALRKILCIKQTETLD, from the coding sequence ATGGAAATTGTCTCCACAGGAAACGAAACTATTACTGAATTTGTCCTCCTTGGCTTCTATGACATCCCTGAActgcatttcttgttttttattgtattcaCTGCTGTCTATGTCTTCATCATCATAGGGAATATGCTGATTATTGTAGCAGTGGTTAGCTCCCAGAGGCTCCACAAACCCATGTATATTTTCTTGGCGAATCTGTCCTTCCTGGATATTCTCTACACCTCCGCAGTGATGCCAAAAATGCTGGAGGGCTTCCTGCAAGAAGCAACTATCTCTGTGGCTGGTTGCTTGCTCCAGTTCTTTATCTTCGGCTCTCTAGCCACAGCTGAATGCTTACTGCTGGCTGTCATGGCATATGACCGCTACCTGGCAATTTGCTACCCACTCCACTACCCACTCCTGATGGGGCCCAGACGGTACATGGGGCTGGTGGTCACAACCTGGCTCTCTGGATTTGTGGTAGATGGACTGGTTGTGGCCCTGGTGGCCCAGCTGAGGTTCTGTGGCCCCAACCACATTGACCAGTTTTACTGTGACTTTATGCTTTTCGTGGGCCTGGCTTGCTCGGATCCCAGAGTGGCTCAGGTGACAACTCTCATTCTGTCTGTGTTCTGCCTCACTATTCCTTTTGGACTGATTCTGACATCTTATGCCAGAATTGTGGTGGCAGTGCTGAGAGTTCCTGCTGGGGCAAGCAGGAGAAGGGCTTTCTCCACATGCTCCTCCCACCTAGCTGTAGTGACCACATTCTATGGAACGCTCATGATCTTTTATGTTGCACCCTCTGCTGTCCATTCCCAGCTCCTCTCCAAGGTCTTCTCCCTGCTCTACACTGTGGTCACCCCTCTCTTCAATCCTGTGATCTATACCATGAGGAACAAGGAGGTGCATCAGGCACTTCGGAAGATTCTCTGTATCAAACAAACTGAAACACTTGATTGA